A single window of Pseudomonas marginalis DNA harbors:
- a CDS encoding methyl-accepting chemotaxis protein — MGAWLSNISLKYKFWAVNAVAFITTLLLVLYAVHLEQQSRSHASQASAQAQAQLLGAWPADKALPNSEHWLTFARGQVPQLADQDLSALSSNTGWVELNPMPLFGENTLMGAEVIARPDGQYIAVLAHAPSLSQVFSERFANYAVAVLILMLAMLCASQLLIRFLLSQLNTLKDVMLHVEKTGDLSARVPLACKDEVGQMASAFNAMQAVYQRVVSTVARTAKLLDEGAARLASSMNEVQHGMLGQQSETDQAATAINEMTATVYHIAQHAGATRDLSQAADTLAGSGQDVVTRVQHSIAGLSSGVQQTAEMIQKLAEDSQKINSVVSVIHSIAEQTNLLALNAAIEAARAGEMGRGFAVVADEVRNLAKRVQSSTDEITRMVSALQAGTRDAVDFMQESSFKADDCVQQALEAGTALAEITSAVAQMRESNTQIAVAAEQQSHVAEEMNRAVVSIRDVTENTVQQTVDSATTSNELATLAGELSKAIGQLKL; from the coding sequence ATGGGTGCCTGGCTTAGCAATATCTCGCTGAAATACAAATTCTGGGCCGTCAACGCGGTCGCCTTTATCACGACCCTGCTCCTGGTGCTGTACGCCGTGCATCTCGAACAGCAATCGCGCAGCCATGCGTCCCAGGCTTCGGCACAGGCCCAGGCGCAATTGCTCGGTGCCTGGCCGGCCGACAAGGCCCTGCCCAATAGCGAGCACTGGCTGACGTTTGCCCGCGGCCAAGTCCCACAGCTGGCCGATCAGGATCTGTCAGCCCTGAGCAGCAACACGGGTTGGGTCGAACTCAACCCCATGCCGCTGTTCGGCGAAAACACGCTGATGGGCGCTGAAGTGATCGCCCGCCCTGATGGGCAATACATCGCCGTGCTCGCCCACGCCCCCAGCCTGAGCCAGGTATTCAGTGAACGCTTCGCCAACTATGCCGTGGCGGTGCTGATCCTGATGCTGGCGATGCTCTGCGCCTCCCAATTGCTGATCCGCTTCCTGCTCAGCCAACTCAACACCCTCAAGGACGTGATGCTGCACGTGGAGAAAACCGGCGACCTGTCGGCCCGCGTGCCGTTGGCCTGCAAGGATGAAGTCGGCCAGATGGCCAGCGCCTTCAATGCCATGCAAGCCGTTTATCAGCGCGTGGTCAGCACCGTGGCGCGCACCGCCAAGCTTCTGGACGAGGGTGCCGCTCGATTGGCCAGCAGCATGAACGAGGTACAACACGGCATGCTTGGCCAGCAAAGCGAGACCGACCAGGCCGCCACCGCCATCAACGAAATGACCGCCACCGTCTACCATATCGCTCAACATGCCGGTGCCACCCGCGACTTGTCCCAGGCCGCCGACACCCTCGCTGGCAGCGGTCAGGACGTGGTCACCCGCGTACAGCACTCAATCGCCGGCCTGTCTTCCGGCGTGCAACAGACCGCCGAAATGATCCAGAAACTGGCCGAGGACAGCCAGAAAATCAACAGCGTGGTCAGTGTGATCCACAGCATCGCCGAACAGACCAACCTGCTCGCCCTCAACGCCGCCATCGAAGCGGCTCGCGCCGGGGAAATGGGCCGTGGGTTTGCCGTGGTCGCCGACGAAGTGCGCAACCTGGCCAAGCGCGTGCAAAGCTCCACCGACGAAATCACCCGCATGGTCTCGGCTCTGCAGGCCGGCACCCGCGACGCGGTGGACTTCATGCAGGAAAGCTCGTTCAAGGCCGACGACTGCGTACAACAAGCCCTGGAAGCCGGCACAGCGCTCGCCGAAATCACCAGCGCCGTGGCGCAAATGCGTGAAAGCAACACCCAGATCGCCGTCGCCGCCGAACAGCAAAGCCACGTGGCCGAAGAGATGAACCGCGCAGTGGTGAGCATTCGTGATGTGACCGAGAACAC